One Methanohalophilus mahii DSM 5219 genomic window carries:
- a CDS encoding sarcinarray family MAST domain-containing protein: MSDKILPWNRNTDRYVFRLFCVFFIFTASFSTGVLANDSYAVTEVYCNGELYPEYFTPSPVLHANESFSLAVEMTVQQASVVDVNLNQHILDSGASLEIQTGPCGFNSTHSREFAPNETFTYRWIIREAENTTSAPVPVEFRYSINQVNSPELTIEHSSIVVTPYITDECVEDEIWDDNYPLSLNSYIPRSESSSGFTFVGLVSPLFVFAIVGLLLLYRKNE; encoded by the coding sequence ATGTCGGATAAAATATTGCCATGGAACAGAAACACAGATCGATACGTATTCAGATTGTTCTGTGTCTTTTTCATCTTCACAGCATCTTTTTCTACAGGCGTGCTTGCTAATGATTCCTATGCAGTTACTGAGGTCTATTGTAATGGTGAATTATACCCAGAATATTTTACTCCTTCTCCTGTTCTGCATGCAAATGAGTCATTCTCACTGGCAGTTGAGATGACTGTACAGCAGGCAAGTGTTGTCGATGTCAATCTCAATCAGCATATTCTGGATTCTGGCGCTTCTCTGGAAATACAGACAGGCCCATGTGGATTCAATTCAACTCATTCGCGTGAGTTTGCCCCAAATGAAACATTTACTTATAGGTGGATAATCAGGGAGGCAGAAAATACGACATCTGCTCCGGTTCCGGTTGAATTCCGCTATTCAATTAATCAGGTAAACTCTCCTGAGTTAACTATTGAGCATTCTTCTATTGTTGTCACTCCCTATATCACGGATGAATGTGTTGAAGATGAGATATGGGATGATAATTATCCTCTCTCTTTAAATTCCTACATTCCACGATCTGAATCATCTTCGGGGTTTACATTTGTTGGTTTGGTTAGTCCTCTTTTTGTTTTTGCAATAGTGGGTTTACTGTTGCTTTATCGCAAAAATGAATAA
- a CDS encoding methionine adenosyltransferase has protein sequence MRNIKVEQLVQTPVENQEIELVERKGLGHPDSISDGIAEAVSRALCAEYIEKCGAVLHHNTDETQIVAGRSSPAFGGGEVIKPIYTLLVGRATKEFNGVEIPAETVALSAARDYLRNNIVNLDLERDIILDCKLGTGSSDLRDVFGREKVPTANDTSFGVGHASFSELERIVYDTEKQLIGDMKGKLPAIGEDIKVMGLRENDDISLTVCCGMVDKYVDDMDAYVSFKEQMKDYILDLAGKYTDRDVNAYINAADKTGGGCGCIFLTVTGTSAEMGDDGSVGRGNRCNGLITPNRPMSMEATSGKNPINHVGKIYNLLSTQMAWDIVEAVPQVDEVYVRLLSQIGKPIDQPMVASIQVIPEEGANFATLQDDAEAVADEWLGNISKITDLVMNGAIDTF, from the coding sequence ATGCGGAACATAAAAGTTGAACAACTTGTCCAGACACCTGTGGAAAATCAGGAGATAGAGCTTGTTGAACGTAAGGGGCTGGGACATCCAGATAGTATATCTGATGGAATTGCAGAGGCCGTAAGCCGCGCCCTTTGTGCGGAATATATTGAAAAATGCGGTGCTGTACTTCATCATAATACGGATGAAACCCAGATTGTTGCAGGTCGTTCTTCCCCTGCTTTTGGAGGTGGGGAGGTCATCAAGCCAATCTATACTCTTCTTGTGGGGCGGGCTACAAAGGAATTTAACGGTGTGGAAATCCCGGCTGAGACAGTGGCTCTCTCGGCAGCACGTGATTACCTGAGGAATAATATTGTAAATCTTGATCTTGAAAGGGATATTATCCTTGACTGCAAACTCGGTACGGGTTCTTCTGATTTGAGAGATGTTTTTGGCCGGGAAAAAGTTCCTACTGCCAATGACACATCTTTTGGTGTCGGGCATGCATCTTTTTCCGAACTTGAGCGTATAGTGTATGACACCGAGAAGCAGCTTATAGGTGATATGAAAGGAAAATTACCTGCAATAGGTGAAGACATCAAGGTCATGGGATTGCGTGAGAACGATGATATTTCCCTGACTGTTTGCTGTGGAATGGTTGACAAATATGTTGATGATATGGATGCCTATGTTAGTTTCAAGGAACAGATGAAGGACTATATCCTGGATCTTGCTGGCAAATACACCGACAGGGACGTTAACGCCTATATCAATGCTGCCGATAAAACCGGGGGTGGTTGTGGCTGTATCTTCCTGACGGTAACAGGTACCTCTGCGGAAATGGGGGATGATGGTTCTGTTGGTCGGGGTAACCGGTGTAATGGTTTGATAACTCCGAACAGGCCCATGAGTATGGAGGCAACAAGTGGTAAGAATCCTATCAACCATGTAGGTAAGATCTACAATTTGCTTTCTACTCAGATGGCCTGGGATATTGTGGAAGCCGTACCTCAAGTAGATGAAGTATATGTGCGTCTGCTATCACAGATAGGTAAGCCTATTGATCAGCCAATGGTTGCCAGTATCCAGGTAATTCCCGAAGAAGGGGCAAATTTTGCTACGCTTCAGGATGATGCCGAGGCGGTTGCCGACGAGTGGCTTGGTAATATAAGCAAGATTACCGATCTTGTTATGAATGGGGCAATTGACACTTTCTGA